The proteins below are encoded in one region of Loxodonta africana isolate mLoxAfr1 chromosome 5, mLoxAfr1.hap2, whole genome shotgun sequence:
- the RPL34 gene encoding large ribosomal subunit protein eL34 → MVQRLTYRRRLSYNTASNKTRLSRTPGNRIVYLYTKKVGKAPKSACGVCPGRLRGVRAVRPKVLMRLSKTKKHVSRAYGGSMCAKCVRDRIKRAFLIEEQKIVVKVLKAQAQSQKAK, encoded by the exons ATGGTCCAGCGTCTGACCTACCGTCGTAGGCTGTCCTACAATACAGCCTCTAACAAAACTAGGCT GTCCCGAACCCCTGGTAATAGAATTGTTTACCTTTATACCAAGAAGGTTGGTAAAGCACCAAAATCTGCATGTGGCGTGTGCCCCGGCCGACTTAGAGGG GTTCGTGCTGTGAGACCTAAAGTTCTCATGAGGttgtccaaaacaaaaaaacatgtcAGCAGGGCCTATGGTGGTTCCATGTGTGCTAAGTGTGTCCGTGACAG GATCAAGCGTGCTTTCCTTATTGAGGAGCAGAAAATCGTTGTCAAAGTATTGAAGGCACAAGCACAGAGTCAAaaagctaaataa